Proteins from a genomic interval of Cuculus canorus isolate bCucCan1 chromosome 19, bCucCan1.pri, whole genome shotgun sequence:
- the PRRC2B gene encoding protein PRRC2B isoform X3, whose product MSDRLGQITKGKDGKSKYSTLSLFDKYKGKSIEAIRTTVIPRHGLQSLGKVATARRMPPPANLPSLKSENKGNDPNIIIVPKDGTGWANKQDQPDQKSSSATAAQLQELLPQQGLQKSVSNLQKPTQSISQESTNSVPGGPKSWAQLNGKPAGQEGGSRASSRLLSFSPEEFPTLKAAGEQDKVGKEKGALDPSYGPGPSLRPQNVTSWREGGGRNITSATSLTASPAELGSKTSSTGDGAPSSVSASDPKEPSLRPTQPIRKGASQFMGNVYQPPTYHDMLPAFMCPQQPSETPASLDRGSLPVPQLRLEPRVPFRQYQMNDQDGKENRLNLSRPTRPVRQQLERPPRPTIINAENLKGLDELDTDADDGWAGIHDEVDYSEKLKFSEDEEEEETLKDGRQKWNSWDPRRQRQLSLSSADSADVKHASEEGKTWSDSVGLSRPVRKVQDSQQPPRKLNGWSSASEYQKPTQGSVLRQQSVEDKEEKVPLRQKFVHSEISEAVERARRRREEEERRAREERLAACAAKLKQLDQKCKLAQKNGETQKHTENEDVRPPSTEKNAVQENGHAFQRAAPEFHTPDVSVGYLEEETPVPAAAAQTGSEEELREAPSPAQEFNKYQKSLPPRFQRQQQQQQQEQLYKMQHWQPQQVYPPPSHSHPQRTFYPPHPQMLGFDPRWMMMPSYMDPRMAQSRTPVDFYPSALHPSGIMKPMIQQDTIGGSSCRSEDQNCQAGQVERKTVPLDSVPVWGQESYTSLQNKGYSLSHQKQSDAVEGVHARNDSYSASAGRLESLSIQRDLFEERGEEYLNGFDKKAQADFDSCLSSQRMGQDLLFQHQETVQETCPAGNRHANLRCSPLEPDFIQAEKKPEYNGWDISHHKKPAETAVEVAEEAPRDEQTFSADPWKKEGANNKQPTEESTEWAPDNRNAGGQHQEQMGRTRRSGPIKKPVLKALKVEEKEKEMEKVKLEGEDTSRPLKEKVAVQKVENESDDSAALLNSTRYLLDGKGSSQATLAREAEKSQEEEEEEEEEEKPERTWENKLPRESSDLPPTKRNNWIFIDEEQAFGGRGQGRGRGRGFREFTFRGRGTVVGSRGVYNNQRSSRGRGLREFSQPEDFPRGKPRRRIASETHSEGSEYEELPKRRRQRGSENSNEGSLLDREDSDLKKGDFKESWRSNKIYSDDHTSLDPKMRAPRAFGRSLPPRLSNSGYGRRGFMGKEPTQWQGRSGGGGWQEYSHTSPSDTFGSRQQSDRDYIQDSYKHVDSFSSRVFDENHLDDKRHFFQEDYSADQENIENRPFRRRRPPRQDKPPRFRRLRQERESVGQWNPEEGGPNLLPSQWPGRPKLTTMEKSSISGRRSPELSYQNSSDHANEEWETASESSDFSERRERRDGVSENEGQLESGLGSGSLGEKRELAKRSFSSQRPLVDRQSRKAEPAGFVEQSVRTGVGAASRYESQQNGTLIKSKRSPEEGGSLGNTSGGSSHSIYSLDRASHANSESAEGQGKKPEKEPKSTIQRTSEKGEALSQFELSYGSTIIDNRVSNTAEESEVGSMAGEGFIEVLTKKQRRLLEEERRKKEQAAQAPAKARVLQSRIPPRFAKKQNSLCLEQSDVTVSGNSLGTEIWESNSPALSVQSPGSDSWSKPVNTFNGTESSAAEQGFKGSQGDSGIDLSAESRESSATSSQRSSPYGTLKPEEMNGAGLVDTKPDCQKEQVQKQSDKKDSDQGSGQNKEHKPGPIGNERSLKNRKGSEGTERLEGNIPPVNGVEIHVDSVLPVPPIEFGVNPKDSDFSLPPGSASGAAANPVTKLQDALASNAGLAQSIPILRRDHHLQRCIGLNPMSFPTADLTLKMESARKAWENSPSLPEQNSPGGSGSGIQPPSSVGASNGVSYSSFGGVSMPPMPVASVAPSASIPGNHIPPLYLDGHVFASQPRLVPQTIPQQQSYQQAAAAQQIPISLHTSLQAQAQLGLRGGLPVSQSQEMYSSIQPFRSQVYMHPSLSQPSTMVLTGGTALKPPYSAFPGMQPLEVVKTQSGPPYQPMNGSQTLVYEGQINQAAGMGASQMMDSQLTQLTMPVPGSQLPLPRYGSGQQPLILPQSIQLPQGQNLPIGAPRRILPPGSQPSVLAPSRESSQMEMKGFHFSDGKQNMSSGGSIPSPHTYRPSSASPSGKPSGPAVSMGSVQGHYVQQAKQRVDENKANLGAVKLQETASTNQMKPVRTGAIKPQAVKVEESKA is encoded by the exons TTATTCCTAGACATGGCTTACAGAGTCTTGGGAAAGTTGCTACTGCCCGGCGCATGCCACCTCCTGCAAACTTGCCTAGCTTGAAGTCTGAGAACAAAGGAAACGACCCCAACATCATTATAGTACCCAAGGACGGTACAGGATGGGCAAACAAGCAGGATCAGCCAGACCAAAAGAG TTCCAGTGCGACGGCTGCACAGCTGCAGGAGTTGCTGCCGCAGCAGGGTTTGCAGAAATCTGTCTCCAATTTACAGAAGCCGACACAGTCAATCAGTCAGGAG agtacAAATTCAGTGCCAGGTGGACCAAAGTCATGGGCACAGCTGAATGGAAAGCCAGCAGGACAAGAAGGTG GTTCAAGGGCCTCAAGCCGACTGTTATCCTTCTCTCCCGAGGAATTTCCGACGCTGAAAGCAGCTGGCGAGCAGGACAAGGTTGGCAAAGAAAAGGGCGCCTTAGATCCGTCGTATGGGCCAGGACCAAGCCTCCGCCCCCAGA ATGTCACCAGTTGGAGGGAGGGCGGTGGGAGGAACATCACCTCTGCCACATCTCTGACCGCCTCCCCTGCTGAGCTGGGCAGCAAGACCTCCAGCACCGGAGACGGAGCCCCCTCCTCAGTGAGTGCCAGTGATCCGAAGGAGCCGTCTCTCCGCCCAACTCAACCTATCCGCAAAGGGGCTTCGCAGTTCATGGGAAATGTCTACCAACCACCTACATACCATGACATGCTACCTGCTTTC ATGTGTCCGCAACAGCCGTCTGAGACCCCTGCATCGCTGGACCGAGGGTCTTTACCCGTTCCTCAGCTTCGGCTTGAGCCGCGGGTACCTTTCAGACAATACCAGATGAATGATCAAGATGG AAAAGAGAACAGACTTAACCTGTCTCGCCCAACACGTCCAGTTCGACAGCAGCTAGAGAGACCACCTCGGCCCACCATTATCAATGCAGAGAATCTAAAGGGGCTGGATGAACTAGACACCGATGCAGATGACGGATGGGCAG GCATTCATGATGAAGTGGATTACTCTGAGAAATTAAAGTTTAgtgaagatgaggaagaggaagaaactcTTAAAGATGGACGACAGAAGTG GAACAGCTGGGATCCCAGAAGGCAGCGACAGTTGTCCCTGAGCTCCGCAGACAGTGCAGATGTCAAACACGcctcagaggaaggaaaaacttgGAGTGACTCAGTTGGCTTGTCCCGGCCTGTCCGGAAAGTGCAGGATTCACAGCAGCCTCCAAGGAAGCTGAATGGCTGGAGCTCTGCATCTGAATACCAG AAGCCGACACAGGGAAGTGTTCTCAGACAGCAGTCCGTGgaggataaagaagaaaaggtgcCACTGAGACAGAAATTTGTGCACTCTGAGATCTCGGAGGCTGTTGAAAGAGCCAGGAGGCgacgggaggaggaggagcggcGAGCCAGGGAGGAGCGTctggcagcctgtgctgcaaAGCTGAAGCAACTTGATCAGAAATGCAAACTGGCTCAGAAAAATGGGGAGACccagaaacacacagagaatgAAGACGTGCGACCCCCAAGCACAGAGAAGAATGCTGTGCAAGAGAACGGTCATGCTTTCCAGAGAG cagcccCTGAGTTTCACACCCCAGATGTCTCTGTTGGCTATCTGGAAGAGGAGACTCCTGTCCCAGCGGCAGCAGCCCAGACAGGCAGTGAGGAGGAGCTCAGAGAagctccctccccagcacaagAATTCAACAAATACCAGAAGTCTCTTCCCCCACGAttccagaggcagcagcagcaacagcagcag GAGCAACTGTACAAGATGCAGCACTGGCAGCCACAGCAAGTCTATCCTCCCCCATCACATTCCCATCCCCAACGGACATTCTACCCACCACACCCTCAGATGCTTGGCTTTGATCCTCGCTGGATGATGATGCCCTCTTATATGGACCCTCGCATGGCCCAGAGCCGCACCCCCGTGGATTTCTACCCTTCAGCCCTTCACCCTTCAG GAATTATGAAGCCTATGATTCAGCAGGACACCATCGGTGGGAGCAGCTGTCGGTCTGAAGATCAGAACTGTCAGGCAGGGcaagtggaaaggaaaactgttcCCTTGGATTCTGTACCAGTGTGGGGCCAGGAGAGCTACACATCTCTGCAAAACAAAGGGTACTCCCTGTCCCACCAGAAACAGTCTGATGCTGTGGAGGGAGTGCATGCCAG GAATGACAGTTACTCTGCTTCTGCTGGAAGGCTGGAGAGTCTGAGCATCCAGCGAGATCTCTttgaggagagaggggaggagtACTTGAATGGTTTTGACAAGAAAGCCCAAGCAGACTTTGACAGCTGCCTGTCTTCTCAGAGGATGGGCCAAGATCTCTTGTTTCAGCATCAGGAGACAGTGCAGGAAACCTGTCCTGCTGGCAACCGCCATGCAAACTTGAGATGTTCACCCCTAGAACCTGATTTTATCCAAGCGGAGAAGAAGCCTGAATATAATGGCTGGGATATCAGCCACCATAAGAAACCTGCAGAGACTGCAGTGGAAGTTGCCGAAGAAGCACCCAGGGATGAGCAAACATTCAGTGCTGACCcatggaagaaagaaggagcTAACAACAAACAGCCCACGGAAGAATCAACAGAGTGGGCTCCAGACAACCGGAACGCCGGTGGTCAGCACCAGGAGCAGATGGGGAGGACACGCCGATCAGGCCCAATTAAAAAACCAGTCCTGAAAGCCCTAAAggtggaagagaaggagaaggagatggagaaggttAAACTGGAGGGAGAGGACACCTCACGCCCGCTGAAGGAGAAAGTGGCTGTTCAGAAAGTGGAAAATGAGTCAGATGATTCTGCAGCCTTACTGAACTCTACACGTTACCTGCTGGATGGCAAAGGTTCTTCCCAAGCCACACTTGCCCGAGAAGCCGAGAAATCccaagaggaagaggaggaagaagaggaggaagagaagccaGAAAGAACCTGGGAGAACAAACTACCTAGAGAGTCCAGTGATCTCCCTCctacaaaaagaaacaactggATCTTCATTGATGAGGAACAAGCCTTTGGTGGGAGAGGTCAAGGGCGTGGGCGAGGGAGAGGCTTCAGGGAGTTCACTTTCAGAGGCCGAGGCACTGTTGTGGGCAGCCGGGGAGTCTATAACAACCAGCGGAGCAGCCGAGGGCGAGGGCTTCGGGAGTTCAGCCAGCCAGAGGACTTCCCCAGAGGCAAGCCAAGGCGCCGGATTGCAAGTGAGACACACAGTGAAGGGTCAGAATACGAGGAGCTCCCCAAGCGTCGCCGGCAGAGGGGCTCAGAAAACAGCAATGAAGGCTCTTTGCTGGATAGGGAGGACAGTGATTTGAAAAAGGGAGATTTCAAAGAGTCCTGGAGGTCCAACAAAATCTATTCAGATGATCACACTAGTCTGGATCCTAAGATGAGGGCTCCGAGAGCTTTTGGGAGATCACTGCCGCCAAGACTGAGCAACTCTGGCTATGGGAGAAGGGGTTTCATGGGTAAGGAGCCCACCCAGTGGCAAGGCAGGAGTGGGGGAGGAGGGTGGCAGGAGTACAGCCACACTTCTCCATCCGACACTTTTGGGAGCAGGCAGCAGTCCGACAGGGACTACATTCAGGATTCTTATAAACATGTGGATTCCTTCTCCAGCCGTGTTTTTGATGAGAATCATCTGGATGACAAAAGGCACTTTTTCCAGGAGGATTACTCAGCGGATCAGGAGAACATAGAGAACAGGCCATTCAGGAGGCGGCGTCCTCCCCGCCAAGACAAGCCCCCACGATTCAGGCGCCTCAGGCAAGAGAGGGAATCGGTTGGCCAGTGGAACCCTGAGGAGGGAGGCCCCAACCTGCTGCCCAGCCAGTGGCCTGGAAGGCCCAAGCTGACCACcatggagaagagcagcatCTCTGGCAGACGATCTCCTGAGCTGTCGTACCAGAACTCATCAGACCATGCCAACGAGGAGTGGGAGACAGCATCTGAAAGCAGTGACTTCAGCGAGCGGCGGGAGAGGCGAGATGGAGTTTCAGAGAATGAAGGCCAGCTGGAAAGTGGCCTCGGGAGTGGGAGCttgggagagaagagggagctaGCAAAGCGGAGCTTCTCAAGCCAAAGGCCACTTGTTGACAGGCAGAGCCGCAAGGCCGAGCCAGCAGGGTTTGTCGAGCAGTCTGTCAGGACTGGTGTAGGAGCAGCTTCCAGATACGAGAGCCAGCAGAATGGGACACTGATAAAAAGCAAAAG ATCTCCAGAAGAAGGAGGGAGTCTTGGCAACACCAGTGGTGGGAGCAGCCATTCCATTTACAGCTTGGATAGGGCTTCCCATGCCAACTCAGAAAGTGCTGAGGGGCAGGGTAAAAAGCCAGAGAAGGAGCCCAAATCCACCATACAAAGAACAAGCGAGAAGGGAGAGGCCTTGTCACAGTTTGAACTGAGTTATGGAA GTACCATCATCGATAACAGAGTGTCGAATACAGCAGAGGAGAGTGAAGTAGGTTCTATGGCAGGTGAAGGCTTTATTGAGGTTCTTACTAAAAAGCAGCGTCGTTTGCTGGAAGAGGAGCGAAGGAAGaaggaacaggctgctcag GCACCAGCTAAGGCCCGCGTCCTTCAGTCTCGCATTCCTCCTCGATTTGCTAAGAAGCAGAACAGCTTGTGCTTGGAGCAAAGCGATGTAACGGTGTCTGGAAACAGCCTGGGCACAGAGATCTGGGAGAGCAACAGCCCAG ctctttcCGTTCAGTCTCCTGGCAGTGATTCCTGGAGCAAGCCTGTAAATACCTTTAATGGTACTGAATCCAGCGCCGCTGAG CAGGGTTTTAAAGGCAGCCAGGGGGATAGTGGCATTGACTTGAGCGCGGAGTCTCGGGAATCCTCCGCTACCTCCTCTCAGCGCAGTTCTCCATATGGCACCCTCAAACCAGAGGAGATGAATGGGGCTGGCCTGGTGGACACAAAGCCTGACTGCCAGAAGGAGCAAGTGCAGAAGCAATCTGATAAAAAG GATTCAGATCAAGGCTCAGGACAGAACAAGGAACACAAGCCTGGACCAATCGGCAACGAACGctccctgaaaaacagaaagggtTCGGAGGGAACGGAACGGCTGGAAGGGAATATTCCCCCTGTTAATGGGGTGGAAATTCACGTGGATTCTGTACTTCCTGTGCCACCCATTGAATTTGGAGTAAATCCTAAA gaCTCTGACTTCAGCTTGCCACCTGGTTCTGCCTCTGGTGCTGCAGCAAACCCTGTCACCAAATTGCAGGATGCCTTGGCCAGTAAt GCAGGGTTAGCGCAGTCCATTCCCATTCTGAGAAGAGATCACCACCTCCAGCGGTGCATCGGCCTGAACCCAATGTCCTTCCCCACTGCAGACCTTACACTTAAG ATGGAGTCTGCTCGTAAAGCTTGGGAAAACTCTCCTAGTTTACCAGAACAGAACTCCCCAGGAGGCTCAGGCTCAGGCATCCAGCCTCCTTCCAGTGTTGGAGCTTCCAATGGTGTCAGCTACAGCTCTTTTGGTGGAGTTTCTATGCCTCCTATGCCTGTGGCGTCTGTAGCACCTTCTGCATCTATTCCAG GTAACCATATTCCACCCTTGTATCTGGATGGCCACGTGTTTGCAAGTCAGCCCCGCCTGGTCCCTCAGACGATACCTCAGCAGCAAAGCTACCAACAG gctgctgctgctcagcagatTCCCATTTCCCTCCACACTTCCTTACAGGCCCAAGCTCAGCTTGGGCTGAGGGGTGGTCTGCCTGTTTCCCAGTCCCAGGAGATGTACAGCTCCATACAGCCCTTCAG gtcTCAGGTGTATATGCACCCCAGTCTgtctcagcccagcaccatGGTCCTGACAGGAGGCACTGCTCTGAAGCCTCCGTATTCCGCCTTCCCAGGCATGCAGCCCTTGGAGGTGGTGAAAACTCAGTCTGGGCCCCCCTATCAGCCCATGAATGGAAGCCAGACACTGGTTTATGAAGGCCAGATAAACCAGGCGGCTGGTATGGGAGCTTCCCAGATGATGGACTCTCAGCTTACGCAG CTAACAATGCCTGTGCCTGGCTCCCAGCTTCCTCTGCCTCGCTATGGTTCTGGCCAGCAGCCGCTGATTCTACCACAGTCCATCCAGCTTCCTCAGGGGCAGAACCTGCCCATAGGAGCCCCTCGAAGAATCCTCCCTCCTGGATCTCAGCCTTCTGTTCTTGCTCCCAGCAGGGAG TCCTCCCAAATGGAAATGAAAGGGTTTCATTTCTCCGATGGTAAACAGAATATGTCCTCTGGAGGGTCTATACCATCACCACACACATACAG GCCTAGCTCTGCCAGCCCAAGCGGGAAGCCCTCGGGACCAGCAGTTAGTATGGGCTCTGTGCAAGGACACTACGTCCAACAG GCAAAACAGCGGGTGGATGAAAATAAAGCCAACCTGGGAGCAGTAAAGCTGCAAGAAACAGCCTCCACAAACCAGATGAAGCCAGTGCGCACAGGAGCGATCAAACCTCAGGCAGTCAAAGTGGAGGAAAGCAAGGCCTAG